CTCTTTGAAATTTAAGTTCGACTTTAGTGATCATGTTACAGTTATAACAATGatgtttttttaagtaaaaatccaAATTCTTAAGctcattgttgtttttattacatagtttaacatacatttaatataatagttttacaATGTTTCATTAGTTTTTAAATGGCATACCAGATGCCTTTTACATTCTTTTAAATACAATGAAGTCAATTacattacaaatacaattttttcaaaacctctgttataaatatttaaaattttaattttatagtttccatttacattttaattatttgtctcACTTAGCTTTAGccatttttgccattttatacTCCAACTCCGTTTCATCGGCTCCTGAAAAACGATCGATCTTACGTCCATTTcttataaatacaaatgtgGGCATACAAGATATTCTATAATCATGCGCCACATTGCTACACTTGTCCACGTCCACTTTCAGCACAACTGCTTTGTCCTTATATTTACGCGATAGCGCTCTGACTTTGGGTTCAATACTCTTGCAGGGACCACACCAGCTGGCCGTGAAATCGACAACCACCAAACGGCCGCCAGCGGCCGACAATTGTCTATCAAAATCAGCATTACTTCGGACAGTgtgcaacattttgtttttttgaaaatcgtcgtttagagacaaaataatttttaataaaagaaaacttggtcaatacaaacaaaattacaatgaaataaactccAGTTTCTTAACAATCCAACTGGGACGTCATAACACTTTGCGAGCTTTACTAAAAGTAATCTCGCATTTAGTTACATTATTCTAAAATGCAAGATTTAGGCTAAAGTTTGTTGCTTATCGGTTTTAGTTACATAgccatatgcatatgtatgtatgtatgtatgttatacaaataatttaaaaaacaacaattgtttaATATGCACCCTCGCCTTAACTGTATTATCATTATGATAATTGTTGGTAACGGATTTATTttgtgtataccatatatttatgtatttctttatatccataagtatatacatagtatatagaaTATTTAACATAAAACCGTATGCTTATGTAACTCCCGGTGTAAATTTAAAAGATTATTTGCGCTATCGCAGCGAaaccatttaaaattttgttctagaaaaatttgtctaaatatgaaaataacaagAATGTACCCTTCACaacaaaaaaggtttccatTCAATACATtgaatttgatcgttcagtttgtattgcagctatatgatttaATGGTCTGATCTAAATGATTTAATAgggttgccttggataataatccaagccaaatttcgtgaagatatctcgtcaaataaaatagcTTTCCATAAAtggatttgattttgatcggttggTAGATTATGTATACCGTTGCCTTGAATattaatccatgtcaaatttcgtgaaattacatatttcgccaaataaaaaagtttcccacacaaaaccttgattttaatcgttaagtttgtatgacagctatgtatatgatatagtggtccagTATCGgctattccgacaaataagcagcttctttggaAGAAACGGATGTGTGCCGAATttctcgtatatacatacggacagacagacggacattgctTCCAACATTGTTGATGTTTTTCTGGCTTTTTTCAATTTCTGGTTTATTTAGATTTAGTTATGCACGAGTTTTCTTTGAAAAGCcaagaatgttttttttttgatagacTGTTGGCCTTAAAATACATGCattggtacatatgtacatatatgacgATTTTATTGGATCTAGGCTTAGAGCAAAGACCAAGTTTATTGCAATCTCAAATAAGGCTAAGTTTTCATtggtatatgtacatttgtatgtatgtacataagttggcatatttatttattaaaacaaactatcaaattgaaatttcaaaatttcgtacgttttttttacaattgtcttttaaattggaaataaataaaattgaaatgtcttCTGAACAAACGCCTAGACCCATAACCAATACAGCACCAGCAACAGCGGTTAGGAATCGACAACAACCAACCCCAGCCCCACCATCAACGACAACAGCTCCTCCAGTTGCAAATACCACAGCCATCTCCACACAAGCTCACGCAGCAACACCAGCACCTCCAACAGCTCCTGTAAATCAGCCACCAGCAAGTACCACATTACAAGCTACACAAATGCACCCATTACCTACAGTTCATCCATTACGCACAGTCACCCCGCCAAACACTCCTGCTGGAGATAAGGTCaatgaattaataataataaccgaAAGTGCTACCTACATTAAACTATTGAAAGATGTGGGAAATAAGTATTTATTAGTTGAATTTTATGCGCCATGGTGTGGCGCTTGTATGCTAATAAATAGGAAACTCGAAGAACTTGCAGCTTCATATAGTGGTAAATTGATTATAGCGAAGGTTAATATAGATGATTGCGAACAAATCGCCATTGACAACAATGTCAGCATGATGCCTTCGTTTATGTTGTTAAAAGAAAGTCAAGTCTTGGAAAAGTTTGCCGGAAGTAGTGAAGAGAAGTTAATGAGCACCATACAAAAACATGTGGGAGAACCAACGAATGTCGTTAGTGACCCACCAACGACAAATCCAACAACGACAGCTGGACAAGGACAGCAAAGGATACCTATTGAATCGACTGCACAAATAGCTCAAGCTTCTCCATTGGCGCCAACTTAATCGAAATTGTTAACTATTCAATAAATACGATTATATGTTTGAAGCGCTGATAATAATCATGTTTGACAATTCATGTACCAtaattcgattttctttgacCAAACTACACCTTgctaaagaaacaaaaaattgctCTATCAATTCACAACCACATTGTTGAGATTTTACTGTTAAAGggctgaaaatattgaaaataaaaatttctgtctttcaaagaaaaattgtttcTGAAAAAGCATACAATTTGACAGCACTTCGTCTACACGTTTCGAAATCATGGTgtatattatacaaaataaagaagATCTAGACAAGAAGCTGGAGGAAGCCGTCGGCTCTGGACAATTGGTGGTCAttgatttttttgcaaactgGTGTGGACCATGTAAGATTATTAGTCCAAAATTAGAAGAGTTGGCCACACAATATGCCGAGAAGGCAATTGTGCTGAAAGTCAATGTGGATGATTGTGAAGACATAGCGCTTGAATACAATGTGACCAGCATGCCAACATTCGTTTTTATCAAGGATAATCATGTTATTGATGTATTCGTTGGAGGCAACTCTGAGAAACTAGTCAAGAATATGGAGAAATATGTCGGCGAACCAATACCCGTAGAAATTATGCCAGAAATTGTGGAAACCGAACAAATAATTGAGGAAGAACCTGTCCTTGACTAATGAAATATTATTAGATTTGTTTTCCTGAAATCAATATACTTATCATGCTTTAAATTAACAATTACCTACACAAGTACTTTAACTTTGCAAATTAAACATTATTGTTTATTACATTCCACTGCCAAACATGGCATGCACTTTATTTCCAGAAGAAATATGGTACACTTAAATGTACTATATAACTTCAGATTATCAGAAGATTAACCCTCACACGTCATTGTGCAAGTTATGAACTAgtataatttataaaagtatattgaaatgtttattaaaaGGGATATTGAGGAAACTAACTTTAATCAATTCATTATTTAGCAGCTATGTTTTGTTACAGCTActatttcattgtgttgaattctaactattagcaaaatgaatGCACATAATCGAGCACACCGTGTGAGGGTAGCCATAAAGAACACTACTGTtatgttaaatttaaatatatagatcGTGAAGATGCCCTCAAGCCTGTGATTGGGTTTTCACTTTTtggcaaaggtgatcttcatagcATGTGAAGGTGTTATTTTGAAACCTTGCAACGCCTCTTTGGCAGCGTTACTTTGTAATTCGGTGGCAAATTCTACGAAGGCAATATCGTGACGATTTGGCACCAAACGCACCTCTTTGAAGCCAGGGAATTGATTGAATAACATAGACAGCATCATTTCATTTGTTTCCTCCGGCAAGTTGGTGAGGAAAAGAATTTGATTGGGTGGTTGTTCAGTTTGTGTATTAGGATTCGTATTTTCAGCATTTGCCGCCTTCTTCTTTTTATCCCTGTGAAACAAAAACATACATCGTAAATAAACTTTGTATTAAACTGATAATATGTATACTCACTTTTTATCCTCGGTGGCTTGTGCCGGCTTTGGTGGTTTAACCTTCTTTGGACGCTCTTTAAATGTGCCTTTTATTTTGGCCACTATATCACTATCGGTCTTAGAATAAGCGATGCGCATTGGTTTGTCATAAAATGGAAATCCTTGCATAGTTCGTAGCGCATTTGACGCACTaccaatttctttaaaaattacaaatgccTGACCACGCATTTTGAGCGTTTTTAGCGCCACTATATCTAGTATTTGTCcaaattgtgaaaaaatggCGTACAGTGATTTTTTCAGTTCTTCCTTCTTAATCTTTTCATTTAGATTATTAATGTAAATTGTTTGATTTGGACGAACATCCATTTTTATTAAGgtttaattaaaacttattaaacaaattgtgCAAAACGTTGCTAATACGAAAACTAAAAATCCTAATTTTGACGTTCCCTTTTATTAGCGGCAGCTTTGTGTGACAGTGTTTGTGTATTTAGAAATGACAGTGTTGCGCGTTCATAAAACTTTAAACTAtaaacagagaacgtataatACCGTTCTATGCTATAAATACATAGATCCCTAAAAAATCCCTCTGACTTAAAAATAAAGCTAATGCGGAAgtcatttttaaaatgtttcaatTATACCTCttagtaattttaattattaacaattttctGTTGTTAGCTGAAAAAGTTATATGTTGAAAACGCGGCTTTTGGTGTGGGAAGTATACAAAATCCGATTTTCTCTACATTTCATTCACAATAGCAGCTGAAAGATCttgtacaatttatttttacttgcgtttaagcagagaacgtatatcatatacgttctctggtatgtGCAGCTCtacaatctttttattttttgttgttcaatTACTTTGCTTTTCGTtccttcttttataatttttaaccaattttagATTTTCTGttagttttgtaaaatataattgagtgaataacaataaataagaaaattttacaaaattttttaattggtgtATTGGCATTTTAATGCTATAAATCAAAATgtcgaaaaataaaacaaattcaatGGCGACCGGAGAAACAAATCTAATTGAAGTGAAATCAAAGGTGAACCAGTGAAATGCatcataaagaaaataattactaTCCACAGTCATTTAAAATGGGAAATAATAAGTatagaatataaattaaatattttcttaatttgggAATACCTATTATataaacatgttgcaagagtataaaaatagagaTATGTGGTTACTGACATAGCTTGAGCAGACAGGGTATCGTAGGTGATTCATAATAGACCCATTGCCAACTTCCATACCGCTACCGTCGTTAATCACATAAATGCCTACTATCTAACCGAGCTATGCTAGGTATGCTGCAACATGCCGCAAATAAGCTTGACATTACATATCTGTAATTGTACTGCATGACGTTTGCTATCATCAAAGGTTTCATTATAAAGACGCAACAGGCGTTCATTCCAACGGGCATAGttcgatatttattttaaattaatatttgatgtAAAAGCAGTATagtgtaaatttgtttattggTTTTGTTCCTATGGTGAATTGGGTGCACAATGTCATGTGAAACGTGACCTCGATTGAGTACAGCCGTTTTCATTACTGCACTTGTATCGAGTGTATAGAATCCATTACCATGTAGTACATATAAGGCGTGTAATTGTGTGTGAAGAGGGAGTGTTTCGATAATTTACATTactaattaatttattcattgtACGCATTCCACGTATTTCTTAAAGGGCTATATAGTTAGTATGTTAGGTTCACGCATTTTGTCGCTTTTCTAACTTGTATCTTGCTCTATAAAAATGGTTCCCAACAAAACCTAaactcatataaaatatatactattatatgtaaattattgcTTTGTTAGTTTGATGCCGAATTCCGCCGCTGGAGCTTTAAACGGCATGGCGACTTGCAAAATTTTGAAGATTTCTCTGCCCTTATTGAAAAATTGCATAGACTGCACacaatacaatttattattttatacattgaCCCACGTGATAACGATCTGTTGCCAATTAATAATGATGACAACTTTGGTAGAGCGTTGAAAATTGCCAGACCTTTGTTGCGCATCATCGTTCAACGTAAAGGTATGtaatttaagttattttctTTGCATATTTTCTTTAAGCTTTTATCTTGAACTAGATGATTTGGAAGAGTTCCCCGGTTTTGGCACAATGAAACCGCGTAATAATCTAATCAGCAGTATACTGGGACAGACTCCCGTCAAAACAAAACTACCAACAATATCAATACCACATGATTTCCGTCAAGTATCGGCTATAATTGATGTTGATATTGTGCCAGAGACGCATCGTCGTGTGCGTTTACTTAAATATGGTAGCGATAAGCCTTTGGGATTTTATATAAGGTAAGATATTAAACTATATAAACAGTTGGTGTATCATTGTGAATTAAGAGAATTAGAActtgatattttcaaaaaaaaaatttccgtttTTAATTATGAATGCATTggcacgattttttttttcttataataaatcAAATTGTCGAGTTTTGATTCAATAAACATTCTTAAATTCTGtgattgtgtatttttttttcacacagAGATGGTACGTCTGTACGCGTAACCGCAAACGGTTTAGAGAAACAACCTGGTATTTTCATATCGCGCCTCGTGCCTGGTGGACTTGCTGAAAGCACTGGACTTTTAGCAGTCAACGATGAGGTTATAGAAGTAAATGGTATTGAAGTGGCTGGTAAAACACTGGATcaggtattttttaatttcaaccgacaatacatttaaaaaaacagtTTCTTTAGGTCACCGATATGATGGTGGCAAATAGTTCTAATCTAATAATAACGGTGAAGCCAGCAAATCAGCGTACACTTACCTCACCACGTCGCGGCTCATTCTCGCGCAACAGTCAATTATCGAGCGGTTCCCATCATACCAATCAAACCAATACATCGGATGAAAATGAACAAGATGAGCAAGATGAAGTCGTCGATCTGACCGGCATAACACTCGATGATCATAACAATGTAGCTCCACAACCACAACAATCAACGGTACCATCACCGGCACTGATAATTACGTCACAACATCACCAGACGGCATCAACAGCTTCAACGGCTTCAACAATTGTCGGCGGCAGTGAGTCCAAAGACGGTGTACTACATCTTTGAATCGAATAAGAAGCGATatagtaattaaaacaaaaacaaaaaagaatgaCGCAAAAAGACAAAGATGTTATGGCAAAAGACAAGCGGAACTTTCAGGTCGAACAAAGCGGAAATGCAGAGTATATATACAAAgttattatattttgcaaaaagtttCCGAGTCTATAAAAAATCTAAGCAATCTTAGGCATAACAAAAAgacaacacatatatacacacaaattttCATGCTTcacgtttaattttatttctattacatacttaaatagtactatttaattataaattaatgtgTAAAGTGTAATGTTATTAATGCGCTTGACGTTTTCGTCGTATTGTTTCCAATTATTGTTTACAAATCATACACGTCAACGCATTTTAACTAAACATACTGTATTATtaggtacatatacacatatttacatatctgCGTAtgcattgttaatattttttaaatcatgtttttttttattgtagttgtcctgcttattttcatatacacatttatttacaGTTAAATTTAGTGTAAAATTGTCTGTTAAACGTACAATGTGTTTGGTAAATATTAAATGCTCGTATATAATAATTCGACAGTGTTAACAATGCAGTTACACAGACGTAcacattccaaaaaaaaaaaaaacaaattttgtgttCTCATGTAATTGGTGCAAAACTTTTTGTTTGCACTGTATGTATGCGCGAATGAATTACACGAATGTGGTtcattaaatttcgaaaaaaaaacatgttcaaaagataaatttattttaagccatgattcaattatataaggttgtgtgAATtgcccaaaaacaacaatttgtccAAAGTGTTTTAACTtataatgtcaaaatcagctgtattttttaaatattccagccaataaaaatgtgttttttgagtaataaattgtaaatcacacaaaatcatcaaaatgtaaaaaaaaaaattgaattcataaaaaaatcataaaaactattattttcgtAAGAAGAAGCAGGCTCTCAAGTaacacaaccttatataattcaATCATGTTTTAAGCTAGCCccatttatataaaactaaCTAATTTAGAaaggcaaaagaaaaaaattcaaattaattaacCGTTACTGCTAATTTGAAGCCTATACGCTCTTTACATTTAAACAGTCACATATTGTCACAAAACCGATTCTTTTAACAAGTCTATTGCAAATACGCAAATCGGAACCCTCAAACAAAAGCATATATGTGCGTGAGTTATGTTGagaaagttttttctttttttttttgttttttaaaggtTACTTCCGTAAAAAGATTGCTCAATCTAAAATcctatatacaaaatttttctcaaatttttaaaaactatttacatttatatgtatgtatagatccGTGAAAAtcaaatctgtttttttttttttgaaaatataaaatctcaATGGCCTTCAAATTAGCTAACATGATTAGCAACTAgaatattcaaaacaaaaaaacaaaaacaagctaagagtaaaacatcaatttgcaTGTGTCTTATAGTCTATTAGTAAACTAAAGTACTTATACAATACTATACGTcctatatatacacaaacataccaGTATATAACAACTAAGACAGTTCAGTCCTATTTTATGCTCGTCCACTAGTAGTtagatacatacaaatacaacttTTAACTTACCCGTActattgaataaaaaagttgtcaaaTATTTTAGAGCAAATAGCAAACCACTCAAAAGACTTGTCAATTTATGCCttcatatttaatgtttttacagCAGCAAAAAACAcaccagcaacaaaaaaatatagaaaagagCAGTTTACCTATATAACATagataaaaaattatgcaatcttcaaaaaacacatttaacaaatacaatatttatttaaaattttgagctTAATAATTATCAAAGTCGAATAAtggtaaacaaatatttcttaaaataaatacatacacattttatacataaataaatacacaaatatataatatagttctACAAAATGCATTAGGCGGCAAGTGgaattgtatttttgtttaataaagccTCGTGATGGCATTAAATATTGACTTGACCTTGGTGTTTTATTAAAAGGTTGTAAATACGTTTATAAATGAGGGGTCTAATCCATCGAAATCCAATTCCAAACGGAAAGAATTTACGACCTAAATTGTTCTTGCGATCATTGATACCGTCGATAACCTTCTCTACCCTACGTaaactattgtatttttatttatttttattttatactgcTGACCTACTTTTCGAGTGGACTTAAAGTTACTAGGCTGAAAGACAGACTACGCTGttccaa
The sequence above is drawn from the Bactrocera oleae isolate idBacOlea1 chromosome 5, idBacOlea1, whole genome shotgun sequence genome and encodes:
- the dhd gene encoding thioredoxin-2; its protein translation is MLHTVRSNADFDRQLSAAGGRLVVVDFTASWCGPCKSIEPKVRALSRKYKDKAVVLKVDVDKCSNVAHDYRISCMPTFVFIRNGRKIDRFSGADETELEYKMAKMAKAK
- the LOC106621342 gene encoding thioredoxin, mitochondrial-like, producing the protein MYICMYVHKLAYLFIKTNYQIEISKFRTFFLQLSFKLEINKIEMSSEQTPRPITNTAPATAVRNRQQPTPAPPSTTTAPPVANTTAISTQAHAATPAPPTAPVNQPPASTTLQATQMHPLPTVHPLRTVTPPNTPAGDKVNELIIITESATYIKLLKDVGNKYLLVEFYAPWCGACMLINRKLEELAASYSGKLIIAKVNIDDCEQIAIDNNVSMMPSFMLLKESQVLEKFAGSSEEKLMSTIQKHVGEPTNVVSDPPTTNPTTTAGQGQQRIPIESTAQIAQASPLAPT
- the LOC106621344 gene encoding thioredoxin-2-like, encoding MVYIIQNKEDLDKKLEEAVGSGQLVVIDFFANWCGPCKIISPKLEELATQYAEKAIVLKVNVDDCEDIALEYNVTSMPTFVFIKDNHVIDVFVGGNSEKLVKNMEKYVGEPIPVEIMPEIVETEQIIEEEPVLD
- the snf gene encoding U1 small nuclear ribonucleoprotein A, producing MDVRPNQTIYINNLNEKIKKEELKKSLYAIFSQFGQILDIVALKTLKMRGQAFVIFKEIGSASNALRTMQGFPFYDKPMRIAYSKTDSDIVAKIKGTFKERPKKVKPPKPAQATEDKKDKKKKAANAENTNPNTQTEQPPNQILFLTNLPEETNEMMLSMLFNQFPGFKEVRLVPNRHDIAFVEFATELQSNAAKEALQGFKITPSHAMKITFAKK
- the par-6 gene encoding partitioning defective protein 6, yielding MSKNKTNSMATGETNLIEVKSKFDAEFRRWSFKRHGDLQNFEDFSALIEKLHRLHTIQFIILYIDPRDNDLLPINNDDNFGRALKIARPLLRIIVQRKDDLEEFPGFGTMKPRNNLISSILGQTPVKTKLPTISIPHDFRQVSAIIDVDIVPETHRRVRLLKYGSDKPLGFYIRDGTSVRVTANGLEKQPGIFISRLVPGGLAESTGLLAVNDEVIEVNGIEVAGKTLDQVTDMMVANSSNLIITVKPANQRTLTSPRRGSFSRNSQLSSGSHHTNQTNTSDENEQDEQDEVVDLTGITLDDHNNVAPQPQQSTVPSPALIITSQHHQTASTASTASTIVGGSESKDGVLHL